From Desulfobacterales bacterium, one genomic window encodes:
- a CDS encoding TetR/AcrR family transcriptional regulator: MQKQTDSSDKRAAILTAALELIAAKGFHGAPTSEIAARAGVGVGSIYRYFKDKEALIHAVFNELTEKTETEVLKGYDSNAPLREQYICLCGNFFRFLHNHPTFFAFSEQYFNSPYGIQRKRNLIKKADAGEKSSYPIGEFFVQAKKQLIIKDLPHQLIGALTLGPIIFMLRDIHSGLLLYSEDLVQQVIETTWESIKR; encoded by the coding sequence ATGCAAAAGCAGACCGATAGCTCCGACAAGCGGGCGGCCATTTTGACGGCGGCCCTGGAACTGATCGCCGCCAAGGGGTTTCATGGGGCGCCGACCTCAGAGATTGCCGCCCGTGCGGGTGTCGGGGTCGGCTCCATCTACCGCTATTTCAAGGACAAAGAGGCTCTGATCCACGCAGTGTTCAATGAATTGACGGAAAAGACAGAAACTGAAGTTTTAAAAGGATACGATTCAAACGCGCCTCTGCGGGAACAGTACATTTGCCTGTGCGGTAACTTTTTTCGGTTTCTGCACAATCATCCAACATTTTTTGCTTTCAGCGAGCAATATTTTAATTCGCCTTACGGCATTCAGCGCAAGCGCAATCTGATCAAAAAGGCGGACGCGGGCGAGAAAAGCAGCTATCCCATCGGAGAATTTTTTGTTCAGGCAAAAAAACAACTGATAATCAAAGACCTGCCCCATCAGTTAATCGGAGCCCTGACGTTGGGCCCGATTATTTTTATGTTGCGTGACATTCACAGTGGTTTGTTGTTGTATTCAGAGGATCTGGTCCAGCAGGTTATTGAAACCACCTGGGAGTCGATCAAACGATAG